One window of the Pseudarthrobacter sp. ATCC 49987 genome contains the following:
- a CDS encoding glycosyltransferase family 4 protein, with translation MRIAIVAESFLPLMNGVTHSILRVLEHLQERGDEVLVIAPSTQDTEAPTEVSGAHVHRLPSVPLAGYANVRVAMGGVYRVKRILADYAPDVVHLASPFVLGWRAAQAAHQLGIPTIAIYQTEVPAYAGRYGVPFLENWAWNRVENIHLLASRTLAPSSFALNQLRGRGIPRVEMWRRGVDTQRFSPEKRDAGWRAAVAPAGERIIGYVGRLAVEKQVQDLAVLADVPGTRLVIVGDGPQRQALQDALPDAAFTGFLGGEELARAVASFDLFVHPGEFETFCQTIQEAMASGVPVVATGRGGPLDLVENSRTGWLYEPGDLGALRSHVMDLMGDDAKRRAFAAAAHASVQGRTWSALGAELVQHYQAVLAADIPPTRPTATTNPQGVAL, from the coding sequence GTGAGGATCGCAATTGTCGCCGAGTCATTCCTGCCGCTCATGAATGGGGTAACCCACTCGATCCTGCGGGTCCTGGAGCATCTGCAGGAGCGCGGAGACGAGGTGCTCGTGATCGCGCCGTCCACGCAGGACACGGAGGCCCCCACGGAGGTCTCCGGGGCGCATGTCCACCGGCTGCCGTCGGTTCCGCTGGCCGGCTACGCGAACGTTCGAGTGGCGATGGGCGGTGTCTATCGGGTCAAGCGAATCCTTGCCGACTATGCACCGGACGTGGTCCACCTGGCGTCGCCGTTCGTGCTCGGCTGGCGCGCGGCACAGGCCGCCCACCAGCTGGGGATCCCCACCATAGCCATCTACCAGACCGAGGTCCCCGCCTACGCCGGGCGGTACGGCGTGCCCTTCCTGGAGAACTGGGCCTGGAACCGGGTGGAGAATATCCACCTGCTGGCATCCCGGACCCTCGCCCCCTCCAGCTTCGCGCTCAACCAGCTCCGCGGCCGCGGCATTCCGCGGGTCGAGATGTGGCGCCGCGGCGTTGACACCCAGCGGTTCTCCCCGGAGAAGCGCGACGCCGGGTGGCGGGCCGCCGTCGCCCCGGCCGGCGAGCGCATCATCGGCTACGTGGGCCGGCTCGCGGTCGAAAAGCAGGTGCAGGACCTCGCCGTGCTGGCCGATGTTCCCGGGACCCGGCTGGTGATCGTGGGCGACGGACCGCAGCGGCAGGCCCTCCAGGACGCCCTGCCGGACGCGGCCTTCACCGGGTTCCTCGGCGGCGAGGAGCTGGCCCGCGCGGTGGCGTCCTTCGATCTCTTTGTGCACCCCGGCGAGTTCGAGACCTTCTGCCAGACCATCCAGGAGGCGATGGCCTCGGGCGTGCCGGTGGTCGCCACGGGCCGCGGCGGCCCGCTGGACCTCGTCGAGAACTCCCGCACCGGCTGGCTGTATGAGCCGGGCGACCTCGGCGCGCTGCGGTCCCATGTCATGGACCTGATGGGCGACGACGCCAAGCGCCGCGCGTTCGCGGCGGCCGCCCACGCTTCGGTCCAGGGACGGACGTGGTCCGCCCTGGGCGCCGAGCTGGTCCAGCACTACCAGGCGGTCCTCGCCGCCGACATCCCCCCGACAAGACCTACAGCAACTACAAATCCCCAAGGAGTCGCCCTGTGA
- a CDS encoding UDP-glucose dehydrogenase family protein translates to MRISVIGCGYLGAVHAATLASMGHSVVGIDVDAAKVDQLGRGAAPFFEPGLDELLRDGIASGRLSFSTDFSDASCAQLHFLCVGTPQSKTSDGADLSYLVAATEALLPHLADRAAVVGKSTVPVGTVDMLSGVLSVRPDVLLGWNPEFLRQGTAVKDSLVPDRLVYGVPEDGTAITAALDAVYTPLLAAGIPRLVCNFATAELIKSASNAYLATKLSFINAMAELCDATGADVKQLGAAMGLDPRIGSRYLHAGLGFGGGCLPKDIRSLRVQAAGLGVESVDRWMDVVDSINRDQRSRTVGLARELCGGQLGGRRLTVLGAAFKPDTDDIRDSPALDVALQLAAAGAHVTVTDPAAINNAWLRFPQLRFEPSTSQALEGAELVLLLTEWDEYASLSPADAGTLVRRRTLLDARNVLDAAVWEAEGWTVRGLGRAARATATGPKTTSTGPTNPGPARLSPAGYRPA, encoded by the coding sequence GTGAGAATTTCCGTGATCGGCTGCGGTTACCTCGGAGCCGTGCACGCGGCCACCCTCGCCTCGATGGGCCACAGCGTGGTCGGAATCGACGTCGATGCCGCCAAGGTGGACCAGCTGGGCCGCGGTGCGGCGCCGTTCTTCGAGCCGGGACTGGACGAGCTCCTGCGCGACGGCATCGCCTCCGGCCGGCTCAGCTTCTCCACGGACTTCTCCGACGCCTCCTGCGCGCAGCTGCATTTCCTCTGCGTGGGCACACCGCAGTCGAAGACCTCCGACGGCGCCGACCTCAGTTACCTCGTCGCCGCCACGGAGGCGCTGCTCCCGCACCTGGCCGACCGCGCCGCCGTCGTGGGCAAGTCCACCGTCCCGGTCGGAACAGTGGACATGCTCAGCGGTGTGTTGTCCGTGCGGCCGGACGTGCTCCTGGGCTGGAACCCCGAATTCCTGCGCCAGGGCACCGCGGTCAAGGACTCCCTGGTCCCGGACCGCCTGGTCTACGGCGTCCCGGAGGACGGCACCGCGATCACTGCAGCCCTCGACGCCGTCTACACGCCCCTGCTGGCCGCCGGGATTCCGCGGCTGGTCTGCAACTTCGCCACGGCGGAACTGATCAAGTCGGCGTCGAACGCGTACCTTGCCACGAAACTCAGTTTCATCAACGCCATGGCCGAGCTCTGCGACGCCACGGGCGCCGACGTGAAACAGCTGGGCGCGGCCATGGGCCTGGATCCGCGGATCGGCAGCCGGTACCTCCATGCCGGCCTGGGGTTCGGCGGCGGCTGCCTGCCCAAGGACATCCGCTCCCTCCGGGTCCAGGCCGCCGGGCTGGGGGTGGAGTCCGTGGACCGGTGGATGGACGTCGTGGATTCCATCAACCGGGACCAGCGTTCCCGCACGGTCGGACTGGCCCGGGAACTGTGCGGCGGCCAGCTCGGCGGCCGCCGGCTCACGGTGCTCGGCGCGGCCTTCAAGCCGGACACGGACGACATCCGGGACTCCCCCGCGCTGGACGTCGCCCTCCAGCTGGCGGCGGCCGGCGCCCACGTCACGGTGACCGACCCTGCCGCAATCAACAACGCCTGGCTCCGCTTCCCGCAGCTGCGCTTCGAGCCGTCCACGTCCCAGGCGCTGGAAGGGGCGGAACTCGTGCTGCTCCTGACCGAATGGGACGAGTACGCCTCGCTTTCACCCGCCGACGCCGGGACCCTGGTCCGGCGACGGACGCTGTTGGATGCCCGGAACGTCCTCGACGCGGCCGTCTGGGAGGCGGAGGGCTGGACGGTCCGCGGCCTGGGCCGCGCAGCCCGTGCGACGGCAACCGGTCCCAAGACCACCAGCACCGGCCCAACGAACCCCGGCCCGGCCCGCCTGAGCCCCGCGGGATACCGGCCCGCCTGA
- a CDS encoding sensor domain-containing protein has product MASPHPAPAVEAVLESSPDAILVITEDGTIRFVNAATERMFGYSRDELLGQDHRMLLAEGFRSGQQRIFFALRKDADAGPVTTDAMAAPAFPPVEAYGVRRDGTEFQGEVACSLLAEDNADAPISMAVAVRDTSHRLAADAGLREAMSLLSATLESTADGILVVGGDGRIAGVNNQFVSMWGIPRELLSAQNDDAVLGFVVDQLADPAQFMEKVTALYADPTAESHDVLDFRDGRTFERYSRPQKVADRVVGRVWSFRDVTPARIAQERITRAMTDLAEQAAQLKALAFQDPLTGLSNRQLFNDHLAAALRGPCGTAVDVLLLDLDDFKEVNDILGHHAGDQMLIEVGRRLRECVRPNDVVARLGGDEFVVLLVGSLDPEAVAERTVDSLRVPLWIEGTMLRPSLSLGLASIHEDAVDASELLRRADVAMYAAKTAGKNRYLRFRPEMMKSLVERTELEAGLRVAVDAGQIAVHYQPIVSSRLGVVVKVEALARWVRDGETVPPEQFIPAAERSGLIVEIGTEVLLKGCTELKPWLAEDSSRALAVNVSGVQLQHGDFAELVQAVARSAGVDPRQLVLEVTESVFFDDDCHVIQQLTALRTAGVRVALDDFGTGYSSLGRLQGLPVDTLKIDQSFTSMIRTGEENLPILSCMIAMAHGLGLTVTAEGVETPAQAEYLINLDCDSLQGFLFSGAEAQPALASAIDRSANAFAALRGDRVAGHR; this is encoded by the coding sequence ATGGCTTCGCCGCACCCTGCCCCAGCCGTCGAGGCGGTGCTGGAATCCAGCCCGGACGCCATCCTGGTGATCACCGAGGACGGAACCATCCGCTTCGTCAACGCCGCCACCGAGCGCATGTTCGGCTACTCCCGCGACGAGCTCCTGGGCCAGGACCACCGGATGCTCCTCGCCGAAGGCTTCCGCAGCGGCCAGCAGCGCATCTTCTTCGCCCTCCGCAAGGACGCTGACGCCGGCCCGGTCACCACAGACGCCATGGCCGCCCCCGCCTTCCCGCCGGTCGAGGCCTACGGTGTGCGCCGGGACGGCACCGAATTCCAGGGCGAAGTCGCCTGCTCGCTGCTGGCGGAGGACAACGCCGACGCGCCCATCAGCATGGCCGTCGCCGTCCGGGACACGTCCCACCGGCTTGCCGCGGATGCGGGACTCCGGGAAGCCATGTCCCTGCTCAGCGCCACGCTGGAATCCACGGCCGACGGCATTCTGGTGGTCGGCGGGGACGGCCGGATCGCCGGTGTCAACAACCAGTTCGTCTCCATGTGGGGCATCCCGCGGGAGCTCCTGTCCGCCCAAAACGACGACGCCGTCCTTGGCTTCGTCGTGGACCAGCTGGCGGATCCCGCGCAGTTCATGGAGAAGGTCACCGCGCTCTACGCCGATCCCACCGCGGAAAGCCACGATGTCCTGGACTTCCGCGACGGCCGGACGTTCGAGCGCTACTCCCGCCCGCAGAAAGTCGCGGACCGGGTGGTCGGGCGCGTCTGGAGTTTCCGGGACGTCACGCCGGCCCGGATCGCGCAGGAGCGGATCACCCGGGCCATGACCGACCTCGCCGAGCAGGCCGCACAGCTCAAGGCCCTCGCGTTCCAGGACCCGCTGACCGGCCTGTCAAACCGCCAGCTCTTCAACGACCACCTGGCGGCAGCGCTGCGCGGGCCGTGCGGGACCGCCGTCGACGTCCTCCTCCTGGATCTGGACGACTTCAAGGAGGTCAACGACATCCTGGGCCACCACGCCGGCGACCAGATGCTGATCGAGGTCGGCCGGCGGCTGCGCGAGTGTGTCCGCCCGAACGACGTTGTAGCACGCCTGGGCGGTGACGAATTCGTGGTGCTGCTGGTCGGCTCGCTGGACCCCGAGGCAGTGGCCGAGCGGACCGTTGACTCCCTGCGGGTGCCGCTCTGGATCGAGGGGACCATGCTGCGCCCCAGCCTGAGCCTGGGACTGGCGTCCATCCACGAGGACGCCGTGGACGCCTCCGAGCTGCTGCGCCGCGCCGACGTCGCGATGTACGCGGCGAAAACTGCCGGGAAGAACAGGTACCTGCGGTTCCGGCCGGAGATGATGAAGTCGCTCGTGGAGCGCACCGAGCTGGAGGCCGGGCTGCGGGTGGCCGTGGACGCCGGCCAGATCGCCGTGCACTACCAGCCGATCGTCTCGTCCCGGCTCGGCGTCGTCGTCAAGGTTGAGGCGCTGGCCCGCTGGGTGCGCGACGGCGAAACCGTCCCGCCCGAGCAGTTCATCCCGGCGGCGGAGCGCAGCGGCCTGATCGTCGAGATCGGCACCGAGGTGCTGCTGAAGGGCTGCACCGAGTTGAAACCCTGGCTCGCGGAGGACTCCTCCCGCGCGCTGGCCGTCAACGTCTCCGGGGTGCAGCTGCAGCATGGGGACTTCGCCGAGCTGGTGCAGGCCGTCGCGCGGTCCGCCGGCGTGGATCCGCGCCAGCTGGTCCTGGAAGTCACCGAAAGCGTCTTCTTCGACGACGACTGCCACGTCATCCAGCAGCTCACGGCCCTGCGCACGGCGGGCGTGCGGGTCGCCCTGGACGACTTCGGTACCGGCTACTCCTCGCTGGGCAGGCTCCAGGGGCTGCCCGTGGACACCCTGAAGATCGATCAGTCCTTCACCTCCATGATCCGCACCGGCGAGGAGAATCTTCCGATCCTCAGCTGCATGATCGCCATGGCCCACGGCCTCGGCCTGACCGTCACGGCCGAGGGTGTGGAGACGCCCGCGCAGGCCGAATACCTGATCAATCTGGACTGCGATTCGCTGCAGGGCTTCCTGTTCTCCGGCGCCGAAGCCCAGCCGGCCCTGGCCTCCGCCATCGACCGGTCCGCCAACGCGTTCGCCGCCTTGCGGGGGGATCGGGTCGCCGGGCACCGGTGA